One Natronomonas gomsonensis genomic window, CCGAACAGCCCGAAGCCCACCCGGAGATGCCGAACGCGCCCGCCGTCGCGGACGACTAACGGTGGCCTCGGGACGAAACTGGGCCGAACGGAACGGCACCGGGACTCGGTCGCTATCGGTGTCTGATTGCGCTGGTCGGAACAAGATGTCCCTTGCGAGAGGCGTCTCGTTGAGAACTGCTGTGGGCTTTATTGTGTTGCCAGTGAAACCACTGGTATGGCGCTCGATATAGAGGTCCCGGAACCACCAGACCTGTCCAACCGAGGAATGCCGCGTGAGTTCGAGTGGCAAGAAGAGACGCTCGGGTCGGAGGACTTCTACCGTGAGGACATCGAAGATTTGCTCCAAGTGGGTGCATGGAAGGAGGGGTTCAACGAGTGGGCCGAGTACACGAACCTCGATGAAGAACACGTTCGAATTATCAGCGACCTCGGCCTGTTCCAAACGTTCGACTTCTACTGGGACCCAACCGAAGACCGCCTTCGGTTCGACGCCCCAACGATTTCGGACGACTGGCGGAAGCAAGACGCGACTGAGTCCCTCGATTCGAGCACGGTCTCGATGATTAACGGTGAGTTAACGGACCTCGGCCGAGCGGTACTGGAGATACTGGAGGACTACATCGAACGGAACGACGAAGCGTCCGACTATGGGTGGGGTGAGGAAACGTACGGCAAACGCGAGGAGTGATTCCAGTCACTCCACCTCATCAGTAGCATCTAGCCGCTTGCGGCGACGTCTATACTCCTCTTCATCGATTTCTCCTCGCTCATAGCGGTTCTGGAGGACTTCTCTCGCCGAATCGTGGGTTTTCGAGCGAGTGCTGCTTCGGTTTCCAAGCCAGTAGAGTGCGCCGCCGAGAACACCCAGCACTCCGAGCGCCCCGCCGACGAAGGGAATACTCCAGATTCCGCCTCCAGTGCGGCCGTTCATCATCCCGTGGTCGCCCCCCCACCAGGTGTCTCGATTCGATACCCCTCGTTTGCTGATACGTTGAGAGCCCTGACTGCTCAGACGGTCGTTTTGGGCGCGACCGGCGTGTCAATCGCGATGGTAGCACCTGAAATCACGGTATCCCCAGAGTGGGTTTCGATTCGCATTCAGTGGTCGTGGCTTGTCACCTGTGGGCTTTGACCGGCAAACGCCGTCGGATTCTCCTCGAACCGTCGCTTGCAGGCACTAGAGCAGAAGTAGTACGTCGTTCCCTCGTGAGACGCGCTCGGCCCATCATCGTCGGTCCGCATTCCACAGACGGGGTCGCGGTACTGGCCGGGCGCACCGAGGCCACGGCGGTACACGTACAGGAGAAACCCGGAGAGTCCGAAGGCGATGAGGTTGAGGTAGAACGTGTAGTTGAGTTCGAAGTACGTCTGTTCGGTCGCCGTCTCCCCACCGGCCAAATCGGGAACGATACCGAGTGCGTCGAACAGCAACTCCATGAGAAAGCCGGTGAACGCCATCGTCACGAAGAAGACGCCGAGGATGTACAGCATGATTTTCCAGCCGTAGTACTTCCGGTAGACGTTCAACACGGGAATCGTGATGAGGTCGGCATAGACGAACGCGATGACGCCGGCGAAGCTAATTCCACCACCCCACAGCGCAACGGCGAAGGGGACGTTGCCCATACTGCCGACGAAACTGATGACGGCGATGGCGACACCCATAATCGCGTTCTCGGCGGTCACGAGCAGGCCGTCGCCCTGAATGAACAGGGTGTTCCAGACCCACTGGGGAACGAAGACGATGACGAACCCGGAGATGAGAAAGCCCGCGATGACGTCCTTCCAAATCATCGACCACTCCTTGCGATACTGGTTTGCGACCTTGTACCAGCCACCCCACGACAGCAGTTCGTCGCGCCACCCGCCGCTGCTCGATGTCTCCTGGAGATAGGTCTCCATACAGCCTTCCGAGCAGAACTGCAGCGTTTCACCCCCGTCAGTCGTGAGCGTGTACTCCTTTTTGCCTTCCATCCCGCAGGTTGGGTCCTCGGTAACACCAGCCTCACGGTCGCGTTCGTTGAGTGTCTGTCTGACCTCACCGAAGAGGTTCTCGGGGAGCGTAAGGTGGACGATGACGGCCATGACGGCGATGAGAATGAGGCCGCCGAGCAGTTCGGCGAGGAGGAACTCCCAGCCCAGCAGAATCAGAATCATCAACCCGAGTTCGACGATGAGGTTCGTCGACGCGAACATGAACGCCAGAAAGTTCACCGCGTGAGCACCTTTCTTGAACAGACCCTTCCCGATAGCGACGGCACCGAAACTACACCCACTGCTTGCCGCCCCGAATGCGGTTGCCTTGGTGAGGCCGCCCAGGTCGCCATCACCGAGAACCTTCGCCATTCGCTCCTTGGAGACGTAAACCTGGACGAGACTCGTAACCGTGAGGCCCATGATGATTGCCCACGCCGCCGTCCAGAGAAATCCGACCCCGATGCGGAGGGCTTCGCGGACTCCATCGAGTACCGTCGCCTGCATAGATGTATCATCGTAGGGGTCATCTAATTCAGTTGCCCCTAGGAGACCGCGGCTCAGAGAGCACCTCCACCACGGATTTGCGGACTGAAAGGCCCGGATTTCAAAGAATTCCAAAGCGACCTCACAGGAAACGTCGCTCAGCCGCTACGTATCAGTATTTTGTTAATTGAGGCTACCGTCTTTCACCGTTCCGTGGCTCGCCGATTCTCTGTCCGTATTCAACTGCTCTCTGCGGTCGTGTTCTCAGCAGCGAGTTCTCGGGCCGTCTCGACCCAGTCGTGTTCCGGGAATGGGGCTGGGCCGACGTTGTACGTGTACTGGTAGCTCGTTCCGTCATCCTCGATTGTGATGTCGAAAGCGTAGATGACTCCGTCATCGAGGCCGAGCCGAAGTGTTCCATTGCTGGCCGGGGAGGCATTCGATGCGTTCGCTCGCGTGCCGGTTACCTGATACGTGATGACGGGCACGCCGTGGTGGGTTGTCGTGTTGACGGCTTCCCACGTGTACCGTTCAAGCATGTTGGTGTGCCGGCCGATGTTCGTGGGTGCGAGGTTGCCGTACTGTGGGTCATAGCGGTAGTACGCGTCGGTGTCGTTGTCGTAGACGAACGAATCGTCCGATTCGAACTCCTCTCGTTGATGCGAATTCGGGATGCTCTCGGCGGGTTGGAGGAACGCGTAGATACTCCCGTTTCGGTAGACCTCAGCGTCGTACCATCGCTCGGCAAGTATTTCTCCCGTCTCGGCGTTGATGTAGTACTCACCCTCGACGAT contains:
- a CDS encoding SHOCT domain-containing protein gives rise to the protein MNGRTGGGIWSIPFVGGALGVLGVLGGALYWLGNRSSTRSKTHDSAREVLQNRYERGEIDEEEYRRRRKRLDATDEVE
- a CDS encoding permease, with the translated sequence MQATVLDGVREALRIGVGFLWTAAWAIIMGLTVTSLVQVYVSKERMAKVLGDGDLGGLTKATAFGAASSGCSFGAVAIGKGLFKKGAHAVNFLAFMFASTNLIVELGLMILILLGWEFLLAELLGGLILIAVMAVIVHLTLPENLFGEVRQTLNERDREAGVTEDPTCGMEGKKEYTLTTDGGETLQFCSEGCMETYLQETSSSGGWRDELLSWGGWYKVANQYRKEWSMIWKDVIAGFLISGFVIVFVPQWVWNTLFIQGDGLLVTAENAIMGVAIAVISFVGSMGNVPFAVALWGGGISFAGVIAFVYADLITIPVLNVYRKYYGWKIMLYILGVFFVTMAFTGFLMELLFDALGIVPDLAGGETATEQTYFELNYTFYLNLIAFGLSGFLLYVYRRGLGAPGQYRDPVCGMRTDDDGPSASHEGTTYYFCSSACKRRFEENPTAFAGQSPQVTSHDH